From one Colletotrichum destructivum chromosome 3, complete sequence genomic stretch:
- a CDS encoding Putative hpcH/HpaI aldolase/citrate lyase domain, pyruvate kinase-like domain superfamily has product MSIIGEEYKNVATQGMNAYAAPSLFQPHKARQAIRDAHEKKIPPLMCYYAGLSALPITRFLAPMGFDAVWIDWEHTSCNVETMTSMVHEAIFMSQGRTIPWVRVPGHDHAAIGYALDAGASIVVPQVETVEEAKHVLSSAKYGTKQRGTRSAPPFRLIPFLTDTPYDPSRDLHKCLNDQAAVMIQIESAEGVRNLDAILTECPDIDVVWFGSLDCRISMNLEGKMGGMGADEPEWLEISKVFFDTINKHDKPYAGFAFAAPPYGGPEKIKEASKRMSLIAMSADVIHLGGLAQDLMIARQAVGPVGQKNGTNGEGAEEKAEEKTEETNGLSSRGREGQ; this is encoded by the exons ATGTCAATCATTGGAGAAGAATACAAGAACGTGGCCACGCAGGGCATGAACGCCtacgccgcgccgtcgctctTCCAGCCTCACAAGGCCCGCCAGGCCATCCGGGACGCCCACGAGAAGAAGATCCCCCCCTTGATGTGCTACTATGCCGGCCTCAGCGCCCTTCCCATCACGCGGTTCCTCGCCCCTATGggcttcgacgccgtctGGATCGACTGGGAGCACACTTCCTGCAATGTCGAGACCATGACATCG ATGGTCCATGAAGCCATCTTCATGAGCCAGGGACGCACCATCCCCTGGGTCCG TGTCCCGGGCCACGACCACGCGGCCATCGGTTACGCGCTCGACGCCGGGGCCAGCATCGTGGTGCCGCAGGTCGAGACGgtggaggaggccaagcacGTGCTGTCGTCGGCCAAGTACGGCACGAAGCAGCGGGGCACGcggtcggcgccgccgttccGGCTGATCCCGTTCCTCACGGATACGCCATACGACCCGAGCCGCGACCTGCACAAGTGCCTCAACGACCAGGCGGCCGTCATGATTCAGATCGAGTCAGCCGAGGGCGTGCGCAACCTCGACGCGATCCTGACCGAGTGCCCGGACATCGACGTCGTGTGGTTTGGCTCGCTCGACTGCCGCATCAGCATGAACCTTGAGGGCAAgatgggcggcatgggcgccgacgagcccgagTGGCTCGAGATCTCCAAGGTCTTCTTCGACACCATCAACAAACACGACAAGCCGTACGCCGGCTTCGCCTTCGCTGCGCCGCCGTACGGTGGCCCcgagaagatcaaggaggCGTCCAAGCGGATGAGCCTCATCGCCATGTCGGCCGACGTCATTCACCTCGGCGGGCTGGCGCAGGACCTCATGATTGCCCGGCAGGCGGTCGGGCCGGTGGGGCAAAAGAACGGCACCaatggggagggggccgaggagaaggccgaggagaagaccGAGGAGACGAACG GTTTATCCTCGAGGGGTAGAGAAGGGCAGTAG